Proteins co-encoded in one Populus trichocarpa isolate Nisqually-1 chromosome 10, P.trichocarpa_v4.1, whole genome shotgun sequence genomic window:
- the LOC7468440 gene encoding uncharacterized protein LOC7468440: MAFAVKFSTNHCLNSHDLLLPSVSSNPTSKISPVSSLSIRDAGHHMELKHPSRASAEGLQPAVFAALVPNSADKPLQELIERILADGRSTYLNISERKTDI; encoded by the exons ATGGCTTTTGctgttaaattctcaaccaaccatTGTTTAAACTCTCATGATCTTTTGCTTCCTTCGGTTTCATCAAACCCAACCTCAAAGATATCACCAGTTTCTTCTCTATCAATAAGAGATGCTGGCCATCACATGGAGCTTAAGCACCCATCAAGAGCATCTGCTGAAG GACTACAACCAGCTGTATTTGCAGCTCTTGTTCCAAACAGTGCTGATAAACCACTACAAGAATTAATAGAAAGAATTCTGGCTG ACGGCAGATCAACCTATCTCAACATAAGCGAAAGGAAAACAGATATTTGA
- the LOC7463455 gene encoding serine carboxypeptidase-like, with the protein MENLNFLSVILLSLIAISHARIPDNPYLNLERSNFPSVQAGKMIRELNLFPKSEVNVIGGGDDGAGAISESGHNKRIVERKFRFPNVVGDEEESFTVDDLGHHAGYYKIEHSHDARMFYFFFESRTSKKDPVVIWLTGGPGCSSELAMFYENGPYTIANNLSLVRNEYGWDKVSNLLYVDQPTGTGYSYSSDRRDIRHNEGGVSNDLYDFLQAFFEEHPELAENDFYITGESYAGHYIPAFAARVHKGNKAKEGIHVNLKGFAIGNGLTDPAIQYKAYTDYALDMGIIKQAEHDRINKIVPACEVAIKLCGTDGTVSCLASYLVCNTIFSSILSVAGNINYYDVRKKCEGSLCYDFSNMEKFLGQKSVKEALGVGDIDFVSCSTTVYMAMLTDWMRNLEVGIPALLEDGVKLLVYAGEYDLICNWLGNSRWVHAMEWYGQKEFVASPEVPFEVSGSEAGVLKSYGPLAFLKVHNAGHMVPMDQPEASLEMLKRWTQGKLSEVTQEPQQLVAEM; encoded by the exons ATGGAGAACCTGAATTTCCTTTCTGTCATTCTCCTGTCACTTATCGCGATATCTCACGCGAGAATACCAGACAATCCTTATCTCAATCTCGAGAGGTCGAATTTTCCGTCCGTACAAGCAGGGAAGATGATAAGGGAGCTGAATTTGTTTCCAAAATCAGAAGTCAACGTGATCGGCGGTGGTGATGATGGTGCTGGTGCTATTAGCGAGTCAGGGCACAATAAGAGGATTGTAGAGAGGAAATTTAGGTTTCCTAATGTAGTTGGTGACGAGGAAGAAAGCTTTACCGTTGATGATTTGGGGCATCATGCTGGCTATTACAAGATTGAGCATTCTCATGATGCTag GATGTTCTACTTTTTCTTTGAATCAAGGACCAGCAAGAAGGATCCTGTGGTCATTTGGTTGACAGGAGGACCAGGGTGTAGCAGTGAATTGGCTATGTTTTATGAAAATGGTCCTTACACTATTGCAAATAACCTGTCACTTGTGCGAAATGAGTATGGTTGGGACAAG GTGTCAAATCTTCTATATGTTGACCAACCCACTGGTACTGGATACAGTTATAGTAGTGATAGGCGTGACATTCGTCACAATGAAGGTGGAGTTAGTAATGATCTATATGACTTCTTACAG GCCTTCTTCGAGGAGCATCCTGAATTGGCAGAGAATGACTTCTACATAACTGGAGAATCATACGCTGGACACTATATTCCTGCTTTTGCAGCTCGGGTCCACAAAGGAAACAAAGCTAAAGAAGGAATTCATGTAAACCTCAAG GGATTTGCCATTGGTAATGGGCTTACTGATCCTGCAATCCAATATAAAGCATACACAGATTATGCACTGGATATGGGAATAATTAAACAAGCTGAGCATGATCGCATCAACAAGATAGTTCCAGCCTGTGAAGTGGCAATAAAGCTTTGTG GCACTGATGGTACAGTCTCTTGCTTGGCCTCCTATTTAGTTTGCAATACCATATTCAGCAGCATCTTATCAGTTGCTGGTAATATAAAT TATTATGATGTTAGAAAGAAATGCGAGGGGAGCCTCTGCTATGACTTCTCAAATATGGAGAAATTTCTGGGCCAGAAATCTGTTAAGGAGGCACTTGGTGTTGGGGATATAGACTTTGTCTCCTGTAGCACTACAGTCTATATGGCGATGCTTACAGACTGGATGAGGAATCTTGAAGTGGGCATTCCTGCTCTTCTTGAGGATGGAGTCAAGTTGCTTGTGTATGCTGGAGAATATGATCTCATCTGCAACTGGCTCG GTAATTCAAGATGGGTTCATGCCATGGAGTGGTATGGTCAGAAAGAGTTTGTGGCATCTCCTGAAGTTCCTTTTGAAGTTAGTGGTTCAGAAGCTGGAGTGCTGAAAAGTTATGGGCCTCTCGCATTCCTTAAG GTCCACAATGCAGGGCACATGGTTCCCATGGACCAGCCCGAGGCTTCATTAGAGATGCTGAAGAGGTGGACTCAAGGCAAATTGTCGGAAGTCACACAGGAGCCCCAGCAATTGGTTGCTGAGATGTGA
- the LOC7463456 gene encoding uncharacterized protein LOC7463456: MEVNPVRSHSNEKQPLEHSTSTNGEHEHTEKEKSASVFINHAAIAWHESRRKWTGDQSQQPQRMIKDPIISWSTTYEDLLSTHEPFPEPIPLPEMVDFLVDIWHDEGLFD; the protein is encoded by the exons ATGGAGGTAAATCCTGTACGCTCCCATTCCAATGAGAAGCAACCGTTAGAGCATTCTACATCTACCAATGGAGAACATGAGCACACAGAAAAAGAGAAGAGTGCTTCCGTGTTCATCAATCATG CTGCAATTGCATGGCATGAGAGCAGAAGAAAGTGGACTGGAGATCAATCTCAACAGCCACAAAGAATGATTAAGGACCCAATTATAAG CTGGTCAACAACCTATGAAGATTTGCTCTCAACTCACGAGCCCTTCCCTGAGCCAATCCCTTTACCA GAGATGGTAGattttttagttgatatatGGCATGATGAAGGCCTCTTTGATTAA